A genome region from Platichthys flesus chromosome 12, fPlaFle2.1, whole genome shotgun sequence includes the following:
- the hint1 gene encoding histidine triad nucleotide-binding protein 1, with translation MADETAKAQTAQPGGDTIFGKIIRKEIPVKLLYEDEQCIAFPDISPQAPTHILVVPKKPIVQLSQAEETDAALLGHLMIVAKKCAHDAGLDNGYRIVINDGRDGGQSVYHLHVHVLGGRCMAWPPG, from the exons ATGGCTGACGAGACAGCCAAAGCACAGACCGCTCAGCCGGGCGGAGACACGATATTCGGCAAAATCATACGCAAGGAGATTCCCGTGAAGCTCCTGTATGAGGACGAGCAG TGTATAGCCTTCCCTGATATTTCTCCTCAAGCTCCCACTCACATCCTCGTCGTTCCTAAAAAGCCGATCGTTCAGCTGTCACAAGCCGAGGAGACTGATGCTGCA ttgTTGGGCCACTTGATGATAGTCGCCAAAAAGTGTGCTCATGACGCGGGTCTGGACAACGGCTACAGAATCGTCATCAATGACGGGCGTGATGGCGGCCAGTCCGTCTACCACCTCCACGTCCACGTCCTGGGTGGACGCTGCATGGCGTGGCCCCCTGGCTAA
- the lyrm7 gene encoding complex III assembly factor LYRM7 isoform X1, whose amino-acid sequence MRAELHRTRFDYNNSSFLQIRPDWSRQIYFLHTGSVFQEVKMGTRVKVLSVFKALHRTRQTVFKDDNRALAAAKLKINEEFRKNKDETSVENITKMIKMGSDVEAVIRQTVLQMEHVGDDTLLLVPREELLLENVPYCDQPRKKS is encoded by the exons ATGAGGGCGGAACTACACCGCACGCGCTTTGACTACAACAACTCGTCATTTTTACAAATCCGCCCTGATTGGTCGAGGCAAATATACTTCCTGCACACCGGAAGTGTGTTTCAAGAAGTCAAGATGGGGACTCGTGTGAAG gTCCTGAGCGTGTTTAAAGCTCTACACAGAACAAGGCAGACTGTTTTCAAAGACGACAACAGAGCACTGGCGG CTGCAAAATTAAAGATCAATGAGGAGTTCcggaaaaacaaagatgaaacgTCAGTAGAAAACATTACAAAG ATGATCAAAATGGGCTCAGATGTGGAAGCTGTTATTCGGCAGACCGTGTTACAGATGGAACATGTCGGAGACGACACGCTAT TGCTCGTACCCAGAGAGGAACTCCTCCTAGAAAATGTGCCCTATTGTGACCAGCCCAGGAAAAAGTCATGA
- the lyrm7 gene encoding complex III assembly factor LYRM7 isoform X2, which translates to MLAQMRAELHRTRFDYNNSSFLQIRPDWSRQIYFLHTGSVFQEVKMGTRVKVLSVFKALHRTRQTVFKDDNRALADDQNGLRCGSCYSADRVTDGTCRRRHAIARTQRGTPPRKCALL; encoded by the exons ATGTTGGCGCAGATGAGGGCGGAACTACACCGCACGCGCTTTGACTACAACAACTCGTCATTTTTACAAATCCGCCCTGATTGGTCGAGGCAAATATACTTCCTGCACACCGGAAGTGTGTTTCAAGAAGTCAAGATGGGGACTCGTGTGAAG gTCCTGAGCGTGTTTAAAGCTCTACACAGAACAAGGCAGACTGTTTTCAAAGACGACAACAGAGCACTGGCGG ATGATCAAAATGGGCTCAGATGTGGAAGCTGTTATTCGGCAGACCGTGTTACAGATGGAACATGTCGGAGACGACACGCTAT TGCTCGTACCCAGAGAGGAACTCCTCCTAGAAAATGTGCCCTATTGTGA
- the dync2li1 gene encoding cytoplasmic dynein 2 light intermediate chain 1, protein MPKISSDTLWEQAAAEVRLRESGAGEEAGGETLTERSVFLIGSKSGGKTSILLRCLDRDEPSKPTLALEYTFGRRARGHSTPKDISHLWELGGGTSLSDLVQIPITPASFSSFSVILVLDLSKPNSLWGTMEKLLQAAQAQLEKAYSQAQQAEKTKAGSKHQSSVHPATRVLPKDYPDRELISPFPVPLLIIGSKYDLFQEFDSEKRKVVSKTLRFVAHYYAASLIFTSIKLESLMSKTKSFFSHLAFGVDRGKTVCSDSNKPLVIPEGSDSFSQIGSPPAAADVDITSLHAKNPKDLWNKVYERVFPQESTGEQRELKDPAKDPQYSVPQIDAMRAQKDQELDQYKRNAAKSWKGLELES, encoded by the exons ATGCCAAAAATAAG CTCGGACACGCTGTGGGAGCAGGCGGCGGCCGAGGTCCGGCTCCGGGAGAGCGGAGCCGGGGAGGAGGCCGGAGGAGAGACGCTCACCGAGAGGAGCGTGTTCCTGATTGGGAGCAAGTCGGGG GGGAAAACGTCCATTCTCCTCCGGTGTCTGGACAG GGACGAACCATCCAAGCCGACCCTGGCCCTGGAATACACCTTCGGCCGACGGGCTCGAGGACACAGCACG CCCAAAGACATATCTCACCTGTGGGAGCTGGGAGGAGGGACCTCTCTGTCAGACCTGGTCCAGATCCCCATCACTCCTGCCAGCTTCAG ctCTTTCTCTGTCATCCTCGTTCTGGACCTGTCCAAACCCAACTCCCTGTGGGGAACcatggagaagctgctgcaggccgCCCAAGCTCAGCTGGAGAAAGCCTACTCGCAGGCGCAACAAGCAGAGAAGACCAAAGCTGGGTCCAAACACCAGTCGTCTGTCCACCCAGCAACACGTGTCTTACCTAAAGATTATCCT GACAGAGAGTTGATCAGCCCCTTTCCTGTTCCACTACTCATCATTGGCAGCAAGTATGACCTCTTTCag gagTTTGACTCTGAGAAGAGGAAAGTGGTCAGTAAGACGCTGCGTTTCGTTGCCCACTACTACGCTGCCTCGCTAATT TTCACCAGCATCAAGTTAGAAAGCCTCATGTCAAAGACCAAGAGCTTCTTCTCCCACCTGGCGTTCGGCGTGGACAGAGG GAAAACTGTGTGTTCTGACTCCAATAAGCCTCTCGTCATCCCAGAGGGGTCTGACTCCTTCAGTCAAATAG GcagtcctcctgctgctgctgatgtggatATAACTTCGCTGCACGCCAAAAACCCAAAGGATCTCTGGAACAAAGTCTACGAGCGAGTTTTCCCCCAAGAG AGTACCGGTGAACAGAGGGAACTAAAGGATCCAGCCAAAGACCCACAGTACAGCGTCCCTCAGATTGATGCCATGAGAGCCCAGAAAGACCAG GAGTTGGATCAGTATAAGAGAAATGCAGCCAAGTCGTGGAAGGGATTGGAACTGGAGTCCTGA